ATGGTTCTTGAACTGGTCTTTAAACACTGGGAATCACTTGCATAAAGTTTTACACCTGCGGATGGGAGCGAACTTAAGCAACCCAGTCAGAATGATAGATAGAGCAGATGGATTCGCTGCTAATTGCTGACCATGAATCGCCACTGCACTTGAATCAGGGAGCTGCTGATTTTGATGGGATTTAATCCGCTTCGCGGTTTCAAGGCTATTCAACCGAATTCAAATCTCACACCGTTCAGGCATCCTACAAAAGGATTTTCGTCTGGATCAGAGTCTTGGGGAGGGCAAGCGCTGGTCGATCGCCCCATTCTGGCAGGCAAGGTCGGACGAGTGAAGTTCAGGAATTCCTGGTGGTCTGCCCGCTCTGAACAAACAATGAACATTGATGAGGGAGAAGTCGTTGATGTTGTGGGGCTTGAGGGAATTACCCTCTGGGTTGAGCCTGCTTTTCTGCTCAAGCCTTCTCGTCAAGGGTTAACCAAAATCTTGCAAGCCTGTGAAATAAAAGATTGGTTTGAAACCTGTCCACCCGATCTGATTGCTCAGCTCGACCAAGGCACACCCCAGGAAACCTGGCGACGGTTCATTCAGGGAAAGCCTGTTTATATTGACGCCTTTAAGCTCTGCTGCCGTCTGCTTGAACTAGATTGGCAAAAAATTGCGGGCTATAGCAATCGTTCCCCTGTTCCTCCGGTCGTCTTATCTGTCTCTGAAGAACCTTCTGAAACGGAAATTGACTTTATTGGGCGATCGGGCGTGATCACCGAGCTTCAACGACTGACCCAGGCAGGTGCAAAAGTTACGGTCATTTTAGGGGAAGGTGGCATTGGTAAAACAACGGTGGCAAGACAGTTTTTTCAGCAGTCCACGTTTGATGTGGTCTTGGAATGCTGGTTAGCCAAAGAGAGCCATAACCTGACGCCTGCCGAGAGTATTGTGCAGGAATGGCTGCAACGGCACTTTCAAGAACAGCCTGCGGATAATTTTCGCCTCTCTTTAGAACGACTGCGCCAGCAGCTCCGGCAGCGATCGGTAGGAGTGTTAATCGACAATCTGGAATCGGCACTCGATCGCGATGGGCAGTGGATTGAAGCACATCGAAACTATGTTGCCCTGCTGGAAGTTCTGGCAGATCCAACGGTGAGGTCAGTAACGCTGATTACGAGTCGGGAACCTTTGCATGAGGGGACAGTGACTGTCCAACCCTACATTTTGCCTCATCTCGATGTGGCTGCTTGGGAGCAGTTTTTTAGTCGTCGCTACATCTTGGCAAATCCCAGCATCCTCCAGCAGATGCACCGTGTCTATCGGGGCAATGCCAAAGCAATGAGAATTCTGAGCAGTGTGGTTAGTCTCGACTATCACTCAAGTCTGGAAGCATATTGGCATGATCATCAGGCGAATTGGCTGCAAGAAACGGATTTGCAAGATCTCGTCAACAGCCATTTTGAGCGGGTGCAGCAGCTTTATCCGGAGGCATATCAACTTCTCTGTCGCATGGGTTGCTATCGGTTTCAGGACATTGCGACTGTGCCACTAGAAGGGCTGATTTGCCTGATGTGGGATGTCCCTGAAGGGCAGCATTTCCGCGTGATTCGCTTCTTGCGAGACCTGTTTTTAGTGGAGTGGTGCGAGGGTTCATATCGTCTACATCCGATGGTTCAAGCGAAGGCAGTGGTGCTCCTCAAGGCAAGCCCTCATTGGATCACCGCAAATCGTCATGCTGCATTATTTTGGACAACTCGGGTCAAAACGATCGAAACGCTTGAAGATGCCCTGACTGCTTTGGAAGCCTACTATCACTGTGTTCAAATTGGTGAAATTGAAGCGGCAGCAAGAGTCATTTTGCATCGGCGAGATAGCAAGTGGGAAAAACAAGAAACGCTAGGCGTCGCAACTTATCGTCTGGGTTTGCTGCAGCGGATGACTACAATCATCGGACACATTATCGATCGCGTTCAGCCGGGATATGCCTTGAGTAAGCTGCACAATATTCTGGGTGATGTGTATTGGTTAATGGGACTCGTTCACCAGGCGATCGACTGTCACCAAAAATCGAGAGAAGTTGCGATCGCATTCCAGATAAAGAACCTAGAAATTGTCGCTTTGTTTAACATTGGGCTGTGCAAACTTGATTTGTGGGAACTAGAAGAAGCCACGAATTATTTCAATCAAGTCAATCTACTGGCAGAGCATACTGAATTTCATATGTATGCTGTTGGTTCCTGGTTTTGTCTGGCATTTCTCCACTCCTGTTTTGAGCATCGAAAGATCGCGCGTCAATATGTTCAAAAGGTTTTGCAGGAGGTTGAAACATTTGACACAACAGGTTGGGGGCGCGGCTATAGTTTGCTCTTCCTGGGATTGACCTTGACAAATTTGCGAGCCTTCGATCAGGCTGATGAAATGTATGCTTTGGCGCAAGATTATGCTGAGCAAAGCTGTTATGTTCAGGTGAAAGCAAGAGCCCTCAATGGGGTTGCTGTCATTCAACGGGAACAGGAACAATTACAAGCAGCATTCACAAATCATTTAGCAGCCCGAAACCTGCTAGAACAAATTGGGGCAAAGGCAGATTTGGCAGAAGTTTACTATCAACTCGGAATCACACAGCAGCGCATGAACAAGCTAGAAGAAAGCCAAATGAGTTTTGAAACTGCGATCGATCTCTTTACGAAAATGGGAGCGCCTCGACAAGTCGAAAAAGTAAAACAGGCGTTCCGTGAGTGAATTGTGTCTTGATGGATCTAAACGGCTGAGAAGATGACGTTATCCGAAATGAAGTTGAATACCCAAATTAATGCAAGTCATATTGTATCAACGATTCGTGCCAAATTTGAAGAAGAAGGACTGACGAATCGTTTTTTTGAGATTAAATCTTATCAATCTTCAGGTGTTGAGGGTTTGCTTACTCTAGACCCAAATAACTGCGTTTTACTGGAGTTCTCTCAGCCATATGAAGAATTTCCAACCATCTATAAATCTCCCGTATATCGATTGCTCATTATCTTCAGCCTTTACAACGAAGAAGACTTTAGCTTTCCGCTTCGCAACGCGATCGAACGATTGCAATATCGAGACAATATCGATCGAATTGCTCTCTGGTCTGCAACTAAGATTGACCAAATCGTGATCGAGATGATGAAACGAGTCAATACAGATGTGATTGTTGTCAAAATCCCCTTAGAAGATGAGATTGCTCGCACCCGATCGTTTAATTACTTCGTTCCGCTTCCTGGTAATGATTTGCGCTACTGCCTCATGCTCAATTTGGTAGCAGAGCGGCTGATTAAACGGCTGAAAAAAATGTTTCATCTTGTACTTTCAGAAATTGCTGCACCGATCTATAACCAGCACTACGGTAAAGATAAAGTTGCCACCCGCGAATTAATGGATTTTGAAGAAACAAAACTGAATGAATTGATTAAAAAACTCAAAAATGAAAAGCGAAATGCTATTGCGATCGATGTGGGTTGTGGCACAGGCAGACATAGTTTTGGCTTGGCAAGGCACTTTGATTCTGTGTATGGCTATGACTTCTCGCCCAACATGATTAAACAATCCAATGAAATTAAGCGAGAACGAGATATTCGTAACATTTTCTTCTCAGTTAATGACTTTGAATATGAACGCTTTGTGGATGAGCCTGAGTTTTATGGCAAGTGCGATTTAGTTGTTGCAAGCTTTGGCGTTGGCAGCTTTATTGAAGATACGGCTTCGATGTTGCGCCGCTTCTATGAATGGTTAAAACCCGGTGGCTATCTGTTTATTTCGTTTTATAACGGCAATGCCATCACGCTCAAAGTCACCCCAAACTGGCGTGATACGGCTTTGGTTGCCCAGATCGACAAAGAGAATCAATCCCTTGAAGTGCAGCTAACGCCCAAAACTCGGTTCAACATTTTCTGCAAGCTGTTTGATGAAGGGGTAGAAGGCGAAATCAACAAAATTTTCAATATCGAGTCTGTCACGACTTACCCCATGATCATGGCTCTTTTACCCAACAGCATGATCGAAGATCTGAATGCGCGTGCTGCCTTTATCACTGCCGATCGCACACTTGCCGAAAATCGCTTCAGTCAGAATGGATACTATGCGCTGGTAATTGCCCGGAAATCGCACCAGGAAGTCAACGGCTATGCCAATGTGGAACGAATTTTGCAGGAGCAAGCCGCATCTTATGAAGTAATCGATCACGAACCCGTATTATCCATGGAGGAGGTCAAGAAGCAAATTGGCTACTTTCCCAACTGCATGATCAAAACGATCGTATTTCACAACAAAAAAGCGAATGAATATATCGTTCTGTTAATTCAGTCTGAGAAGCGATTGAACAAAACCAAAATTGCCAACTTACTTAGCGTAAGCCCCAATCAACTCAAGTTTGCCACCGAAAAAGAAGTTTTAGGCTTAGGGTTTCCGGTCGGTGGCATTGCGCCTTTTGGCTTTGCTACCAGTGCCCCCCTGCGGAAGATTGTGGACGGAGCGATCGATCGTCAGTCCTGCGAGTGGCTCTACACAGGCACAGGCGACAACCGCAAGACCTTAAAGATCCAAAAATCTGATTTCCTAAATATCATTGCAGACTACGATCGAGCAGAACTTTAACGGCCCTCCCGATCGCTGGCTGTAAAAAAGAATCAAATATACTAAAGTTCTAGTGTATTAAAGTGCAATCGTACTGCTATCTTAATGATTAAATACCTGTTGCTTGTGTTCTGTGATTCCTCAGCAACTTACGCTCAAAAACTTCTTAAGCTATCGTGAGGCAACCCTCGATTTTCGCGGTTTACATGTTGCCTGTATCTGTGGCGCAAATGGAGCCGGAAAATCTTCTTTGCTGGAGGCGATCGTCTGGGCAATTTGGGGTGAGAGTCGCGCGATTACCGAAGATGATGTCATCCATCAGGGCACGATGGAGGCACTGGTTGATTTTACATTTCAATATCAGCAGCAGACCTACCGCGTCATCCGCAGTCGTTACCGGGGACAGGCAACAACGCTAGAATTCCAGGTTCAAACTCCAAACGGTTTTCGCAGCCTGACTGAAAAAGGGGTACGGGCAACGCAGCAGTTGATGTTGCGACATCTCAAGCTCGACTATGACACCTTCATTAACTCTGCCTATCTGCGTCAGGGGCGAGCCGATGAATTCATGCTGAAGCGTCCGGGCGATCGAAAGCAAATTCTGGCAGACCTGCTCAAGCTAGAACAGTATGATGAACTGGCAGAGCAGGCAAAAGAAAAAGCTCGCCATTTCAAAGCTGAAATCAGCATATTAGAACGTAACTTAGACACATTTGCGGCTCAACTTCAGCAGCAGACGAGCCTGGAAATTGATGAGGCAGCCGTCCGAGCCAGCATCCAATCTTTGCAAGAGGAGCAAACCGCCAATCGCGATCGACTGCGCCAGCTTCAAACAACGCAGCAGCAGCGCCAGACCGGGCAGCAACAACTCTCCCTGCACCAGCAGCAACAGCACCATTTAGCTCAAGACTGTCAGCGACTCCAGCAGGAATTGCGATCGGTACAGCAACAGCAGCAGCAGCTTGGGCAGATCCTTCAGGAAGCAGAGACGATCGTCGCTCAGTCTGAACAGTTTCAGCGGCTCCAGCAAGAAGAAGAAACTTTAGCAGCTCAGTTTCAAGCTCACCAAGTTGCAGTTGCACAACGGACGCAGCTTCAGCAACAGCAGCAAGAACAGGTAAACCAGCTCACCAATCAGTTGCGTCAGGCACAGCTTCAATTGGAAACGATTCAGCAGCAACAGCAAGAGATTCAGCAAACGCTGATGAAAGTCCCAGAAATTGAGGCAGCTCTGGCTCAACTCCAACAAGCACGCGCCCGGTTGACAGCCCTCGATCAGCTACAGATGCAAGCATCCCCCTTGACGCAGCGGCGCCAGCAAGTCCAAACCCAACTCGATCGCGCTCAAGCTCGGCTCACCGCCCGGCTCGAAGAACTCCAATCGCTCCGCAAACAGCTAGAGGCACAGCAGCACAGCCAACCGCGCCTACAGCGCACCGCTCTAAAGATCTCAGAGCAAATTAGCTATCTAGAACAGCGTCGGATTTACCAGCAGCAAGTCCGCGAAAAAGGGACAGAACGCCGCACCTTTATGGAACGCCTGCAAGAGCAACAGCGGAAATGTGAGCGAGAACTCGCTGCGCTAGATCATAAATTGTTGATGCTTCAGCAAGAGGGAGCGGGGAAGGACAAGGCGAATGAAGAACGCAGAGATGCGGGGAACCAAGAACTTGTACAGACTCTACTCGGGGATGCCGTCGCTCAGATGCTTGTGTCGAGTCCTAAAGCAGCGTTTCCACCCTGTCCTTTGTGTGATCGCCCCTTAGACGAGCAGCACTGGCATTTAGTGATGGAGCGGCATCGCCTGGAGCAAAAGGAACTGCGCGATCAGCTTTGGGTGATTCGAGAGCAGCTCACCACGTCCGATCGAGAAATTCGCGTCTTGCGGCAGGAATATCGGGCACTTGAAAAAGAGTTAGAGCAGTATGGTTCTATCTTGGAGCGACGAGGACAACTGCAACAGCAGCTTCAGGAGGTGATTGAAGGACAAAGCCGCTTGAGCCAGGTGATTGCTGAGCAAATGGAATTAGAACGATCGCTCCACCAACAAGACTATGCAACAGATTTGCACGAAGAACTGCGGCTGCTAGACCATCGGCTTGCTCAACTGCATTACGACGACAAAGACCACGCCCTAGCACGCGGACAGGTCGATCGCTGGCGATGGGCAGAGGTTAAACAGGCAGAACTCAAGCATGCACAGCGCCGTCAGGCACAGCTTGTAGAACGCCAACCCCAAATTGAAGCAACGATCGCCACCCTTGAACAACAGCTTCAAGCAACCCACAGTGCACCGCTTCAGCAGCAAATTCACGAACTCGATCGCCAACTTGCTTTAATCAACTATGACCTGGAGCGACATACTGCAATCCGGCAAGCTTTACGGCAGGCACGGCCCTGGCAACTCCGCCATCAAGAGTTGATCCAGGCGCAGCAGCACTATCCGCAAGTCCAAGCACGAATTCAGGAATTGATGGATCTCTGGGCAAATCGAACTCAGACCCTCCAAGCGATCGTGGCTCAGGTCAAATCATTAGAGACAACCCTTGCCCAACTGCCAAACCCAGAAGCAGAAATTCGATCGCTTGAGTTGCATATGCAAGAACGCCGATCGCACCTTGACACCCAGTTTGCTCAACTCGGACGCTTAGAGCAGCAGCGACAGCAGCTTGAGGTAATTCAGCAGCAGCAATTGGCAGTTACCGAGCAGCTACAAGCGTTGCGGAAACAATATCGGGTTTACCAGGAGTTGACTCAAGCGTTTGGCAAAAATGGAATTCAGGCATTGATGATCGAAAACGTCTTGCCCCAACTTGAAGCCGAAGCAAATCAGATCTTAGGACGGCTGAGTGCCAACCAGCTACATGTCCAATTCGTAACGCAGCGCGCGAGTCGCAAAGGCTCATCCTCTGCGGGTAAGCTGATTGATACGCTGGATATTCTCATTGGCGATACTCAAGGGACTCGTCCTTATGAAACCTACTCTGGCGGCGAGGCGTTCCGCGTCAACTTTGCGATTCGGCTGGCACTTGCCCGGTTGCTTGCCCAACGATCGGGAACCGCACTACAGCTCTTGATCATTGATGAAGGTTTTGGCACGCAAGACGATCAGGGATGCGATCGACTCATTGCAGCAATTAACGCGATCGCCGCTGACTTTGCCTGCATCCTCACAGTGACGCACATCCCCCATCTCAAAGAAGCCTTCCAAGCCCGGATTGAGATTCACAAAACCGAGCAGGGGTCGAAGTTACATTTATCGGTCTGAGCTACAATTCAGCGATGAACTGAATGGAAAAATCAAACGTTCGTAAAATCAGTAGCTGTAATCCGATTTGCTTGTACACCTGTCAAAACGGCTAAGGAATCTCGACCTGCCCGAATCAGGGTGTCTCCTCCTTGCTGCACGATCGTTAAATTTCTGAAGGCTAAGCCACTCCCTAACCCAATCTTGTCTTGCCGATCAAGAAAGTCTGCGATCGTATCCTTGCCACCTCGGCGTCGAATCACAAAGATATCAGTGTCACTACCGCCGTTCAACACATCTTTGCCCTGACCGCCATCTAACAAATCTTGACCACTGCCGCCAAACAGCCGATCATTGTCATCTTCACCCAGCAATCGATCATCTCCACTGCTGCCATAGAGCCGATCGCGACCACTGCCGCCCAGGAGCGTATCATTATCTGCACCGCCGACCAGATAATCATCATTGTTATTGCCTAACAGCCGATCATCCCCGGCATCTCCAAAAAGCCGATCGTCTCCATCACGCCCGTCAATTCGGTCATCGCCGTCTTTTCCCTCGATCCGATCGTCCCGGTTATTCCCGGTTAGATCGTTATCGCCGTCTGTCCCCAGGCGATCGTCATCGTCATCATTATCATCGTCATCGTCATCAAACAGATCGTCATCAAATAGGTCACCAAAAACACCGCCGAAGATGCTGCCAATGCCAATACCGAATCGTGCCATCTCGCTTCCTCAATCTTCCGAATGTTCCTTAGAACAATAATTCGGCTGCTGCCGCAATTTGGGTAGAAGGGCTAATACCCCTTGGCAGTTGACGCAAATGCACAATCGTTTGTTCCCGAAATGCTTCAACTGAAAAAATCTGCCCTATTTCAAATCGATTATGCACGATGTAGCGTTGTGATACCCCCATCCGCGAGAGGGATTCTGTCAGCCGGGCTGCCTCTGCAACGATCGCAGATTGGGCTTGAAGTACACCGATAAATTCGGTATGCTGCGGATCTTTGAGCTGCTTTTGAGCCTGCATAACACGTTGCCGCAGCGTTCGCAACCGTCCCATAAACTCAGTTCGCCCAACCACATTTTGATACTTAATCCAGAGCTTGAAGATCCAGGCGAGCCAATCACCCAAGGCAGTTGGCATTTCCAGAAACCGCAAGAGATGCCCGGTTGGGGCAGTATCTAAAACAATCAAATCTTGCTCACCTTGCTCCAAGAGTTCCATGATTGTCATCAGGGACAGCATCTCATCAATTCCTGGCAGCGCTTGTGAGACAATTTGTTTCCATGCTTCAGGACCATAAGCAATTTTCAGCGAATCGTCGCCTGTTTCACCGCTCATCATCTCTGCCAATTCCCAAAGGTATTCTTCCCGGAATTGCTCTAAAACAACGTGAGCATTAATTTCTTGAACACTTAAATTGGCTGAAAGTGAAGTCGGTTCATGTCCGAATGTCATCCCAAAAGCATCACCAAGGGAATGGGCTGGATCGATCGAAATCACCCGAACTTTCTTGTCCTGGTATTTCTGTGCCATTCCCCAACCGATCGCCGCCGATACCGTGGTTTTTCCGACACCCCCTTTACCGCCGACCAAAATTAACCGTCGCCCTTCTGCCACGAAATCCCCAAAAACAGGCAATACTTTCTCTGGGACTTGGAACGTTTTAACAGCAGCTTCAATGGTGGCTGGAATGGGTTGTGCAACTGTCACCTGCTGCATTAATTCATCTAACGCGGCTACTCCGACGGGTTCTCTGCTCTGTTGTGGGATGGCAAATACAGGCTGAGGATCGGCAAGGATGACAAATTTTTCGAGAAGCTCCTGCTGTTCGCACAATGTGTTCTGCAAGGTTGGATCAGCGCGACTGCCGATCAACCGATTGACAAAGATGCCTCTCACGGGAATTCGCAGCTCTTTGAGTGCCTCTAAAAACCTTCGAGTTTCCAAATAGCTCATCGGTTCTGCAATGGTCACAATCAGACAAGCCGTTCGGACTGGATCTTGCAAGAGTTGTCGTCCACTGGCTAAGTCTGCCCTCATTTCAACTAAAAAGCGATCGGCTTCATCAGCGCTGTACTGCCCCGTGAAAGACTGCGTAATTACCCGATGTTTTTCCTGGAACAAGTCCATTGCCGACAGCAAATTGTCAAGGAAGTCCATCAGCCCAAATAAATTGAGCGTATGTCCACTCGGAGCCATATCAACCACAACGCGATCGGCTTCCTGGTCACGCAAAATCCGCTGAATTTCTAAGATGCCCATCAACTCATCCACACCGGGCCAGCTCAGATCCCAAACCGGGCTTAGATCTTCTCCCTGAACAAAACTGCCTCGCTCGACTAAAAGCTCCAGCACTTTGCCATATTGGGCTTTGAATTCTTGCAACAGTGCCTCAGCATCCAATGCTCTAACTTGCAAATTTGGCAAATCAGCCAGTGTACGGGCTTGATCTTCAACAGCCATCTGCAACACATCACTTAACGAGTGAGCTGGATCAGTGGAAAGTAGCAAAATGCGATCGTCTGGAAATTGCTGGGCTAGCTGCCGCGCAAAACCACAAGATGAGGTCGTTTTGCCAACACCCCCTTTGCCGCTAAACATGGCTAAACGGAGCCCATCATACTGGTGCATCAACTGGTGCATAATTCCGTCTTCCTGAAAAATTGGGCAGGAATGAAGCGCTGTCCCATCCTTTAGTTATCCCTACAGGCGGTACTTCCTATCAGTTCTTGAGTTCAGAAACCAATCATAGTCGTGGCTCCTCCGGCTTACCCCTGTCCTAACCGTTCTTACCAGAGGCATTAGAAATGCACGTTTTTCTGAAGAGTTGGGATAACTAAAACTGAACGATCGCGGTATACGCCTATGAGTGACTTATTTAAAGGCTTTGAGCAACTGTTAGAGCTTGCCAAAGTCTTAGAAGAGAAAATGGAGAAGGGGGAAATCAAAACGGATGTTCAAATTAATGCTCGCAATTTAAGCAATATTCCCCGTCAAGGCGGCATTCCTCGCACAGATATTGGCACAAGTCGGATTCGCCCCCATCCACCCACTAACACGCCCACTCCAGCAACTAGCGCTTCTGATCCAGAAGATGACGTTATTCCTCCCTCCAATGGTGACGATCCCTCAGAGCCTTCCTTGAAGGATGTAGGTGGCTTAGGTGAGGTTTTAAAAGAACTGCGAGAGATGGTTGAAATTCCGCTCAAGCGTCCTGATCTGTTGAATCGAATGGGACTGGAACCACCAAAAGGGGTGCTAATGGTTGGGCCGCCCGGAACTGGAAAAACGCTGACGGCTCGTGCACTTGCTGATGAGTTGGGTGTGAACTACATTGCGATCGTCGGTCCTGAAGTGATGGGCAAATACTACGGTGAAGCAGAAGGACGGCTCCGCAGCCTATTTGAAAAAGCGAGTAAAGCGGCTCCCTGCCTACTTTTTATTGATGAAATTGACAGCCTTGCCCCCGATCGCTCCAAGGTGGAAGGCGAAGTTGAAAAACGCTTGGTTGCTCAACTCCTGAGCCTGATGGACGGATTTGCTAAATCTAAAGGCGTGATTGTTCTGGCAGCCACAAACCGTCCTGATCATCTTGATCCGGCACTGCGTCGCCCCGGCAGGCTCGATCGAGAAGTTCAGTTCCGCGTCCCCGATCGCGATGGTCGTCTAGAAATTCTCAAGATCCTGACTCGCAACATGCCGCTAGATGCAACAGTTGATCTCAACGCAACAGCGGATCTAACAGTTGGTTTAGTCGGAGCCGACCTGAAAGCGGTTTGCCAAAAAGCGGCATACACTGCCCTCCGTCGCCAGGTTCCGAACCTCCAATCTGCCATTCCCGAAAACATGACTGTCACGCAAGTCGATTTTCTGACAGCGATTAAAGAAGTCAAGCCGTCAGTGCTGCGATCGGTCGAAGTGGAATCCCCAAATGTGGCTTGGGATGAAATCGGTGGGCTGGAAACCGTTAAGCAAACTTTGCAAGAATCGGTGGAAGGGGCATTACTCTATCCAGAGCTTTATCAGCAAACTAAGGCAACTGCTCCCAGGGGCATCCTTCTCTGGGGACCACCGGGAACTGGAAAAACCTTGCTGGCTAAGGCAGTTGCATCACAGGCGCGGGCAAACTTCATTGCAGTGAATGGCCCAGAACTGCTCAGTAAGTGGGTGGGTGCAGCCGAACAAGCCGTGCGTGAACTCTTTACAAAAGCCCGTCAAGCTGCTCCCTGTGTTGTATTTGTCGATGAAATTGATACGCTTGCTCCGGCACGCGGCAAGTTTCAAGGCGATTCAGGCGTGAGCGATCGAGTTGTCGGACAACTGTTAACAGAACTAGACGGTTTACAGGGCTGTGCTAATGTGCTGCTTGTCGGTGCAACCAACCGCCCCAATGCCCTCGATCCTGCCCTGCTTCGTGCCGGACGGTTAGATTTACAAATCAAAGTTGATCTACCGGATCTCCAGAGCCGTCTGGCAATTCTTCAGGTACATAACGTCGATCGTCCCCTCGAAGGAATTGCTCTGACAGCTTGGGCAAATCGCACAGAAGGCTGGAATGGTGCTGATCTTGCTCTATTAAGTAATCAGGCTGCTCTCGATGCCATCCGTCGCTACCGTGCAGAAGGACTGGCAGACCCGACCACGATCCGCATCACCAACGACGATTTCACCTCTGCCTATGACCTGCTCTCCAGCCAGCGTCATCGTTCTCAACTGCCTTAGTTCCCAACTGCTTTAACAGACACCTCACCCTTCTTAAACCTATTCTTTAATCACACAAAACAAATCATGATGACAGGACAAAACGCGGACGCCCGCCAACAAGCACTCCAATTTCTGATCACCAACTTTGTTGCTCAAGGTCATCCTGCTGAATATGCTCAACACATGGCAACCACTGCCATTTTCCAGGCAGATTTGGAACTGCGAAATGCTCAAATGACTCGGCTCCTAGGCTGGCTTAAACAAGAACACAGCGATATCTACAATACAGCGATCGCCGTTGTTGAAGGAACGCGTGAGGAATTCGAGCGGCGGGTTCAGGAATAGTCAAACAGCTTTATCGCTGAATCCGGGCTAAGTTTGATGCTACTGAACAACCACAATTCCTGTTCCAGTTAATAATTGTGAATGAGCTCATCAAAACGCCCGGGCTAAGTTTCAAGCTAAACGAAGATTGTTAACAGATAAATTTATCTCCTCAATCTTCATATTTATCCTACGTAATCTAACGTAGGCTTTAACTGTTTCTATGAATGTATGGTCAATCTAGAAATGCTGTTTTCAGCTCATTTCTTTTATAAGAAGCAATAGAAAATCGCTATAATCCGATTAAGAAACAATATTCTTATAGCAAAGCTAAAAGTAGAAAGTTTGTCTTTGCTCTATTAAGCTAAATTTTTAATTGAAATTACTCGTCACGAAAGCTATAAATTCTACTGCAGAACAGTTGTAGCGATCGGCAGCTTAAATTAAATCCTGATAAATATGTTCCTTCTAATGAGTGACTGAGCCTCTTTTAGAAGATTTTTGTTATTTAAAAAAGCGATCGAGCTAATTTATATCTCTAAAGACGACCTCTCCAAAGTTTGAACTATCAGGAATATTAAGGGTTAAGTA
This sequence is a window from Trichocoleus sp.. Protein-coding genes within it:
- a CDS encoding tetratricopeptide repeat protein, which gives rise to MGFNPLRGFKAIQPNSNLTPFRHPTKGFSSGSESWGGQALVDRPILAGKVGRVKFRNSWWSARSEQTMNIDEGEVVDVVGLEGITLWVEPAFLLKPSRQGLTKILQACEIKDWFETCPPDLIAQLDQGTPQETWRRFIQGKPVYIDAFKLCCRLLELDWQKIAGYSNRSPVPPVVLSVSEEPSETEIDFIGRSGVITELQRLTQAGAKVTVILGEGGIGKTTVARQFFQQSTFDVVLECWLAKESHNLTPAESIVQEWLQRHFQEQPADNFRLSLERLRQQLRQRSVGVLIDNLESALDRDGQWIEAHRNYVALLEVLADPTVRSVTLITSREPLHEGTVTVQPYILPHLDVAAWEQFFSRRYILANPSILQQMHRVYRGNAKAMRILSSVVSLDYHSSLEAYWHDHQANWLQETDLQDLVNSHFERVQQLYPEAYQLLCRMGCYRFQDIATVPLEGLICLMWDVPEGQHFRVIRFLRDLFLVEWCEGSYRLHPMVQAKAVVLLKASPHWITANRHAALFWTTRVKTIETLEDALTALEAYYHCVQIGEIEAAARVILHRRDSKWEKQETLGVATYRLGLLQRMTTIIGHIIDRVQPGYALSKLHNILGDVYWLMGLVHQAIDCHQKSREVAIAFQIKNLEIVALFNIGLCKLDLWELEEATNYFNQVNLLAEHTEFHMYAVGSWFCLAFLHSCFEHRKIARQYVQKVLQEVETFDTTGWGRGYSLLFLGLTLTNLRAFDQADEMYALAQDYAEQSCYVQVKARALNGVAVIQREQEQLQAAFTNHLAARNLLEQIGAKADLAEVYYQLGITQQRMNKLEESQMSFETAIDLFTKMGAPRQVEKVKQAFRE
- a CDS encoding YbaK/EbsC family protein gives rise to the protein MTLSEMKLNTQINASHIVSTIRAKFEEEGLTNRFFEIKSYQSSGVEGLLTLDPNNCVLLEFSQPYEEFPTIYKSPVYRLLIIFSLYNEEDFSFPLRNAIERLQYRDNIDRIALWSATKIDQIVIEMMKRVNTDVIVVKIPLEDEIARTRSFNYFVPLPGNDLRYCLMLNLVAERLIKRLKKMFHLVLSEIAAPIYNQHYGKDKVATRELMDFEETKLNELIKKLKNEKRNAIAIDVGCGTGRHSFGLARHFDSVYGYDFSPNMIKQSNEIKRERDIRNIFFSVNDFEYERFVDEPEFYGKCDLVVASFGVGSFIEDTASMLRRFYEWLKPGGYLFISFYNGNAITLKVTPNWRDTALVAQIDKENQSLEVQLTPKTRFNIFCKLFDEGVEGEINKIFNIESVTTYPMIMALLPNSMIEDLNARAAFITADRTLAENRFSQNGYYALVIARKSHQEVNGYANVERILQEQAASYEVIDHEPVLSMEEVKKQIGYFPNCMIKTIVFHNKKANEYIVLLIQSEKRLNKTKIANLLSVSPNQLKFATEKEVLGLGFPVGGIAPFGFATSAPLRKIVDGAIDRQSCEWLYTGTGDNRKTLKIQKSDFLNIIADYDRAEL
- a CDS encoding AAA family ATPase; amino-acid sequence: MIPQQLTLKNFLSYREATLDFRGLHVACICGANGAGKSSLLEAIVWAIWGESRAITEDDVIHQGTMEALVDFTFQYQQQTYRVIRSRYRGQATTLEFQVQTPNGFRSLTEKGVRATQQLMLRHLKLDYDTFINSAYLRQGRADEFMLKRPGDRKQILADLLKLEQYDELAEQAKEKARHFKAEISILERNLDTFAAQLQQQTSLEIDEAAVRASIQSLQEEQTANRDRLRQLQTTQQQRQTGQQQLSLHQQQQHHLAQDCQRLQQELRSVQQQQQQLGQILQEAETIVAQSEQFQRLQQEEETLAAQFQAHQVAVAQRTQLQQQQQEQVNQLTNQLRQAQLQLETIQQQQQEIQQTLMKVPEIEAALAQLQQARARLTALDQLQMQASPLTQRRQQVQTQLDRAQARLTARLEELQSLRKQLEAQQHSQPRLQRTALKISEQISYLEQRRIYQQQVREKGTERRTFMERLQEQQRKCERELAALDHKLLMLQQEGAGKDKANEERRDAGNQELVQTLLGDAVAQMLVSSPKAAFPPCPLCDRPLDEQHWHLVMERHRLEQKELRDQLWVIREQLTTSDREIRVLRQEYRALEKELEQYGSILERRGQLQQQLQEVIEGQSRLSQVIAEQMELERSLHQQDYATDLHEELRLLDHRLAQLHYDDKDHALARGQVDRWRWAEVKQAELKHAQRRQAQLVERQPQIEATIATLEQQLQATHSAPLQQQIHELDRQLALINYDLERHTAIRQALRQARPWQLRHQELIQAQQHYPQVQARIQELMDLWANRTQTLQAIVAQVKSLETTLAQLPNPEAEIRSLELHMQERRSHLDTQFAQLGRLEQQRQQLEVIQQQQLAVTEQLQALRKQYRVYQELTQAFGKNGIQALMIENVLPQLEAEANQILGRLSANQLHVQFVTQRASRKGSSSAGKLIDTLDILIGDTQGTRPYETYSGGEAFRVNFAIRLALARLLAQRSGTALQLLIIDEGFGTQDDQGCDRLIAAINAIAADFACILTVTHIPHLKEAFQARIEIHKTEQGSKLHLSV